A genome region from Sphaeramia orbicularis chromosome 19, fSphaOr1.1, whole genome shotgun sequence includes the following:
- the LOC115410612 gene encoding tissue-type plasminogen activator-like yields the protein MTTMKTFGLLFCTIAALTTAEADSLRLRRKQRSSPFSSSFFSSSSSSSFESSGEVCLNGGSSVPSIYTGEHMFCLCLDGFEGKKCEIATSAQCYEGMGLYYRGTVSQSESGRTCEEWDVETRERYMSTDVNSGRHNYCRNLLYKRRPWCYVQKNQQLVWEYCDIPHCGIESLPALPSPTPAEPKPELTCGQRTRRKLMKIVGGTVSTVEAHPWIAAVFWRSKTKEKVFRCGGSLISSCWVLTAAHCFPDGSNTKARRFSVFLGKNALNESELTTEQRFRVEEIYIHEGFDNSEGNFNNDIALMKLKARRGQCAMESNTVKTICLPPPLQSLHPGVSCEIAGYGKEKFGLWYNSQYLREAQVNLLADSVCRQEDYYGKMITDNMFCAGRSDWSQDACEGDSGGPLVCDVGGRFFQFGIISWGDGCAQEFRPGVYTRLTNYNRWIEEKTGLSDITAGLMFPQK from the exons ATGACAACGATGAAAACTTTTGGGCTTTTGTTTTGCACCATAGCAGCTCTAACAACAGCTGAAGCG GACTCACTGAGGCTGAGACGAAAGCAGAGATCATCCCctttctcttcctcctttttctcctcttcttcctcctcgtccTTTGAGTCTTCAG GTGAGGTCTGCCTTAACGGAGGCTCATCTGTCCCATCTATCTACACTGGAGAGCAcatgttctgtttgtgtttggacggATTCGAAGGGAAAAAGTGTGAAATAG CGACAAGTGCACAGTGTTATGAAGGCATGGGACTTTACTACCGAGGTACTGTGTCCCAGTCTGAGAGTGGACGGACGTGTGAGGAGTGGGATGTGGAAACCAGGGAACGCTACATGTCCACAGATGTCAACTCAGGGAGACACAACTACTGCAG AAACCTCCTCTACAAACGCCGTCCGTGGTGTTATGTTCAGAAAAACCAGCAGCTCGTGTGGGAATACTGTGACATTCCACACTGTGGCATCGAGTCAC TTCCAGCTTTACCGTCGCCCACACCTGCTGAGCCAAAGCCAG AGCTGACATGTGGCCAACGCACCAGACGAAAGCTGATGAAGATCGTGGGAGGAACGGTCTCCACAGTGGAAGCCCACCCGTGGATTGCTGCCGTATTCTGGCGCAGCAAAACCAAGGAGAAGGTTTTCCGCTGCGGGGGGAGTCTGATCTCCTCCTGCTGGGTCCTCACAGCCGCCCACTGCTTCCCCGATGG TTCTAACACCAAAGCACGCCGTTTTTCCGTCTTCCTCGGGAAAAACGCACTTAACGAGAGCGAACTGACCACAGAGCAAAGATTCAGAGTGGAAGAAATCTACATCCATGAAGGGTTTGACAACAGCGAGGGCAACTTCAACAATGACATCG CTCTAATGAAGCTGAAGGCCCGACGTGGTCAGTGTGCAATGGAGAGTAACACAGTGAAGACCATCTGCCTGCCGCCGCCTCTGCAGAGCCTTCACCCTGGAGTCAGCTGTGAAATCGCTGGATATGGGAAAGAAAAGTTTG GTTTATGGTACAACTCGCAGTATCTCCGCGAGGCTCAGGTGAACCTCTTGGCTGACAGTGTGTGTCGACAGGAGGATTATTATGGGAAGATGATCACCGATAATATGTTTTGCGCCGGTCGATCAGACTGGAGCCAGGACGCCTGCGAG GGAGATTCAGGAGGGCCTCTGGTGTGCGATGTCGGCGGCAGATTCTTCCAGTTTGGGATCATCAGCTGGGGTGACGGCTGCGCACAAGAGTTTAGACCTGGAGTTTATACCAGATTAACTAACTACAACCGGTGGATAGAAGAGAAGACGGGGCTGTCAGACATCACTGCAGGCCTCATGTTTCCTCAGAAGTAA